One window of Aliarcobacter lanthieri genomic DNA carries:
- a CDS encoding redoxin domain-containing protein, protein MKEKFKKVIKYLILFVIVLNVVSYYKSLDLNKEKLEIQNFKLIDESIYVVKNDKPLLIHFWATWCPICSLEEQNIEKISKDYEVITIATQSGSSEEIKEYLEKNLLSFKVVNDEEGILSKKFNIKAFPTTFIYDENQNQKFSEVGYTSTLGLYLRMWWSK, encoded by the coding sequence ATGAAAGAAAAGTTTAAAAAAGTCATTAAATATTTAATTTTATTTGTTATAGTTTTAAATGTTGTAAGCTATTATAAAAGTTTAGATTTAAATAAAGAAAAATTAGAGATACAAAATTTTAAATTAATTGATGAATCTATTTATGTAGTAAAAAATGATAAACCACTTTTAATCCATTTTTGGGCAACTTGGTGTCCTATTTGTTCACTTGAAGAACAAAATATTGAGAAAATATCAAAAGATTATGAAGTTATAACTATTGCAACACAATCAGGTAGTTCAGAAGAAATAAAAGAATATTTAGAAAAAAACTTACTTAGTTTTAAAGTTGTAAATGATGAAGAAGGTATTTTATCTAAGAAATTTAATATAAAAGCATTTCCAACAACATTTATATATGATGAAAACCAAAATCAGAAATTTAGTGAAGTTGGCTACACTTCTACGCTTGGTCTATATCTTAGAATGTGGTGGAGTAAATAA
- a CDS encoding efflux RND transporter permease subunit encodes MEKKLNIAGKIAKVFINHPLTFILGTFILILGYFSLLIMPKEENPQIKVSGGVVIVALPDAKASEIQKVIIEPLEKKIKEIKGVEHIYSFAKDSVGIVQVQFFIGEDKEKSNLKLYDQVMRNMDLMPKNAMQPIIKTMDIDTGIPIAAIAFYSAKKDNKELVSKSELFNEVSRISKEINKIKNVAMVDLKGDKKEQFNILVDINKLSSYNLALAQVMKQIQALSFNTPNINTDTLNNQAVVFSIQQAIQSVKDLENLIISYNFQTPVYLKDIAKIEKSYEIQNKKDAYIYSKDENFEENNQITITASKLKGANSVTINEEIFAYMQTLKDDLLEKNIKYSITRDDGYTANNAVNALVKDLLVSIVIISILLIFTLGFKEAMIVSLTVPMILSLTLFIGFLLGETVNRITLFALIVSLGMLVDAAIIVIENIHRHKKEHPNLDLETLAINATNEIGNPTNIATIAIIMVFIPMFFVGGMMGEFMHPLPVFVPISLAVSLFIAYAFTPYLVKKFLGDNK; translated from the coding sequence ATGGAAAAAAAACTAAATATCGCAGGAAAAATAGCAAAAGTTTTTATAAATCACCCTTTAACTTTTATTTTAGGAACTTTTATTTTAATCTTAGGATATTTTTCACTTTTAATTATGCCAAAAGAGGAAAACCCACAAATAAAAGTTAGTGGTGGTGTTGTAATCGTAGCTCTTCCAGATGCAAAAGCTAGTGAAATTCAAAAAGTAATTATAGAACCACTAGAAAAAAAGATAAAAGAGATAAAAGGTGTTGAACATATCTACTCTTTTGCAAAAGATAGTGTAGGGATTGTACAAGTACAGTTTTTTATTGGAGAAGATAAAGAAAAATCAAACTTAAAACTTTATGACCAAGTTATGAGAAATATGGATTTAATGCCAAAAAATGCAATGCAACCAATAATAAAAACAATGGATATAGATACAGGTATTCCAATAGCTGCGATAGCTTTTTATAGTGCAAAAAAAGACAATAAAGAGTTAGTCTCAAAAAGTGAACTTTTTAATGAAGTAAGCCGTATTTCAAAAGAGATAAATAAAATAAAAAATGTAGCAATGGTTGATTTAAAAGGAGATAAAAAAGAACAGTTTAATATTTTAGTTGATATAAATAAGCTAAGTTCTTATAATTTAGCTTTAGCACAAGTTATGAAACAAATTCAAGCTTTAAGTTTTAATACTCCAAATATAAATACAGATACATTAAATAATCAAGCTGTGGTATTTTCTATACAACAAGCAATTCAAAGTGTAAAAGATTTGGAAAATTTAATCATTTCCTATAACTTCCAAACTCCAGTTTATCTAAAAGATATAGCAAAAATAGAAAAATCTTATGAAATACAAAATAAAAAAGATGCCTATATCTATTCAAAAGATGAAAACTTTGAAGAGAATAATCAAATAACAATAACTGCTTCAAAATTAAAAGGAGCAAACTCTGTAACTATAAATGAAGAAATTTTTGCATATATGCAAACTTTAAAAGATGATTTACTAGAAAAAAATATAAAATATTCAATTACAAGAGATGATGGATACACTGCAAACAATGCTGTAAATGCTTTGGTTAAAGATTTATTGGTTTCTATTGTAATAATATCAATTTTATTAATCTTTACTTTAGGATTTAAAGAAGCAATGATAGTATCTCTTACTGTTCCTATGATTTTATCTTTAACTTTATTTATTGGTTTTTTACTAGGAGAAACAGTAAATCGTATCACTTTATTTGCTTTGATTGTATCACTTGGAATGCTAGTTGATGCTGCAATAATAGTAATAGAAAATATTCATAGACATAAAAAAGAACACCCAAACTTAGACTTAGAAACTTTAGCAATCAATGCTACAAACGAGATAGGAAACCCTACAAACATAGCAACTATTGCTATAATTATGGTGTTTATACCTATGTTCTTTGTTGGTGGAATGATGGGTGAATTTATGCACCCTCTTCCAGTTTTTGTGCCTATTTCACTAGCCGTTTCACTATTTATTGCTTATGCTTTTACTCCATATTTAGTAAAGAAGTTTTTAGGAGATAATAAATGA
- a CDS encoding efflux RND transporter permease subunit — translation MKLEKIILDILNSNTKVKLVYSITLILFILSILTFPTKIVKAKMLPSKDSDSFSIYIDLKDGSSINQTKEVVDCVVKNLKDDENILNISAFLSQGQPIDFAGLVKQSALKDKQSQAELMINIKKAKDRDISSYNLISHLREDVQNNCSQYEAVIKFIELPAGPPVLASLVAEIYGGDSFNSRRDFAIKIAEIFKKQTTLVDIDIFADKDFVSYNLEILSNKAIMSQVDLEHLKATLYLAFEGMQIGVINDKNAQSQIPIFLRLDNSKNLENNSKEALKVKLNSLKIMNNIGQMISISELVNIKESLKEPTLTSKNMNLIINVIAETNKDSQIYPLLNSRNDMLNSLSNDYEVRKTNMLNLSFIDKNTNEKFDLVFDGELKVTIDTFIDLGAAFIIALVLIFLLMVIYYKNFAISGAIVLSSFISIIGVIIAHIIMDLFSSDTFYLTATSLIGFIGLIGINSRNSTLIIDFAKQLVVENNLGPNKAIAKAAATRSKPIILTVLVLVFASSLIANDAVFGGLGVALIGGTLISYIVSMFFVPVVIRNSLKKIV, via the coding sequence ATGAAATTAGAAAAAATCATTTTAGATATTTTAAACTCTAATACAAAAGTAAAATTAGTATATTCAATAACTCTTATACTATTTATTTTATCTATTCTTACATTTCCAACAAAAATAGTAAAAGCAAAAATGCTTCCAAGCAAAGATTCAGATAGCTTTTCTATATATATTGATTTAAAAGATGGTTCAAGTATAAATCAAACAAAAGAAGTTGTAGATTGTGTAGTAAAGAATTTAAAAGATGATGAAAACATTTTAAATATCTCAGCATTTTTATCACAAGGTCAACCTATTGATTTTGCAGGACTTGTAAAACAAAGTGCCTTAAAAGACAAACAAAGCCAAGCTGAACTTATGATAAATATAAAAAAAGCTAAAGATAGAGATATTTCAAGCTACAATTTAATAAGCCATTTAAGAGAAGATGTACAAAATAACTGCTCACAATATGAAGCAGTTATAAAATTTATAGAGCTTCCAGCAGGTCCTCCTGTACTAGCTTCACTTGTAGCTGAAATATACGGTGGAGATAGTTTTAATTCAAGAAGAGATTTTGCTATAAAAATTGCTGAAATTTTCAAAAAACAAACTACATTAGTTGATATTGATATTTTTGCAGATAAGGATTTTGTATCTTATAATTTAGAAATTTTAAGTAACAAAGCTATTATGAGTCAAGTTGATTTAGAACATCTAAAAGCAACTTTATACTTAGCTTTTGAAGGTATGCAAATAGGAGTTATAAATGATAAAAATGCACAAAGTCAAATCCCTATTTTTTTAAGACTTGACAATTCAAAAAACCTAGAAAATAATTCAAAAGAAGCATTAAAAGTAAAATTAAATAGCCTAAAAATCATGAATAATATTGGACAAATGATAAGTATTTCTGAACTTGTAAATATCAAAGAGAGTTTAAAAGAACCAACTTTAACATCAAAAAATATGAACTTAATAATAAATGTAATAGCTGAAACAAATAAAGATAGCCAAATTTATCCACTTTTGAACTCAAGAAATGATATGTTAAACTCTTTATCAAATGATTATGAAGTAAGAAAAACAAATATGTTAAACCTATCTTTTATAGATAAAAATACAAATGAGAAGTTTGATTTAGTATTTGATGGAGAATTAAAAGTTACTATTGACACTTTTATAGATTTAGGAGCTGCATTTATTATAGCTTTAGTTTTAATTTTCTTACTTATGGTAATTTATTATAAAAATTTTGCTATAAGTGGTGCTATAGTTTTATCAAGTTTTATTTCTATTATTGGAGTTATTATTGCTCATATTATTATGGATTTATTTTCAAGTGATACTTTCTATCTAACTGCAACTAGCCTTATAGGTTTTATTGGGCTTATTGGGATAAATTCAAGAAACTCAACTTTAATTATAGATTTTGCAAAGCAACTTGTAGTTGAAAATAATTTAGGACCAAATAAAGCAATAGCAAAAGCAGCAGCAACTAGATCAAAACCTATTATTTTAACAGTTTTAGTTCTAGTTTTTGCAAGTAGCTTAATAGCAAACGACGCTGTATTTGGTGGGCTTGGAGTTGCACTTATTGGTGGAACTTTAATATCTTATATAGTTTCTATGTTTTTTGTACCAGTAGTAATAAGAAATAGTTTAAAAAAAATTGTTTAA
- a CDS encoding GrpB family protein, which translates to MQILKYEKIEATFKPWNKRYLEVAKHLIDFISTKDFEVIHIGSTSFMVGGKGIIDLSILYQNKNLDRAVNYIKSLGFQDQISENPFPKERPRKDGIVFFKNNKYIIHLHVIEKNSEEHKKQVKYKEYMLSNSKAREEYEKTKLDILNQGITNQEVYGKGKSPFVKSILSKIDI; encoded by the coding sequence GTGCAAATTCTAAAATATGAAAAAATCGAAGCTACTTTTAAACCCTGGAATAAAAGATATTTAGAAGTTGCAAAACATTTAATTGATTTTATATCTACAAAAGATTTTGAAGTTATTCATATTGGCTCAACTTCATTTATGGTTGGAGGAAAAGGAATTATTGATTTATCAATTTTATATCAAAATAAAAATCTAGATAGAGCTGTAAATTATATAAAATCTTTGGGATTCCAAGACCAAATTAGTGAAAATCCTTTTCCAAAAGAGAGACCAAGAAAAGATGGAATAGTTTTTTTTAAAAATAATAAATATATTATTCATCTACATGTTATAGAAAAAAATTCAGAAGAACATAAAAAACAAGTAAAATATAAAGAATATATGCTTTCAAATTCTAAAGCTAGAGAAGAATATGAAAAAACAAAATTAGATATTTTAAACCAAGGAATAACTAATCAAGAAGTATATGGAAAAGGAAAATCTCCTTTTGTAAAATCAATTCTCTCTAAAATAGATATATAA
- a CDS encoding cryptochrome/photolyase family protein, translating to MKQILWFRRDLRIIDNAILFNSQDEVLPIFIFDKNILEKLPKNDKRVTFIYKSVLKLKYELQKIGLDLAIFYGIPEDIFKRLKKDGFDEILTSVDFDSYAKKRDDKISNILTLRRYTDSFLIDPNDVLKIDKTPYKVFTAFYNSLKFLHQSKQIEESNLSNNIKKVKYDYSFIPTLEYLGFTEQKLPDFLYKDADELIDEFSIRLCNYQENRDYFYLNAGSNISVHLRFGLISPRTLFNKIKKLNAPQKEIDFYIRELFWREFYNYILYHFPKSEFENLNIIKVKWNENEDDFIKWCEGKTGVPIVDASMKYLNKTGLMHNRLRMIVSSYLTKNLLIDWRKGEKYFSFKLLDYECSSNIGSWQWAASTGIDSVPYFRIFNPYLQSLKFDKEAVFIKSVLKELEDICPKVIHTENGVQENIFLNYPKQLVGISYSRSRAILEFKKANNS from the coding sequence ATGAAACAAATATTGTGGTTTAGAAGAGATTTAAGAATTATTGATAATGCAATATTATTTAATTCTCAAGATGAAGTTTTACCAATATTTATTTTTGATAAAAATATATTAGAAAAACTTCCAAAGAATGATAAAAGAGTTACTTTTATATATAAAAGTGTTTTAAAATTAAAATATGAATTACAAAAAATAGGGCTTGATTTAGCAATATTTTATGGAATCCCTGAAGATATTTTTAAAAGATTAAAAAAAGATGGTTTTGATGAGATTTTAACTTCAGTAGATTTTGATAGTTATGCAAAAAAAAGAGATGATAAAATTTCAAATATATTAACACTTAGACGATATACAGATTCTTTTTTAATTGATCCTAATGATGTACTAAAAATTGATAAAACTCCATATAAAGTATTTACTGCATTTTATAACTCTTTAAAATTTTTACATCAATCTAAACAAATAGAAGAAAGTAATTTATCTAATAATATAAAAAAAGTTAAATATGATTATAGTTTTATACCAACTTTGGAATATTTAGGATTTACAGAACAAAAACTACCAGATTTTTTATATAAAGATGCAGATGAATTAATAGATGAATTTTCAATAAGGCTTTGTAATTATCAAGAAAATAGGGATTACTTTTACTTAAATGCAGGTTCAAATATATCAGTTCATTTAAGATTTGGTCTTATATCTCCTAGAACATTATTTAATAAAATTAAAAAATTAAATGCTCCACAAAAAGAGATAGATTTTTATATAAGAGAGCTATTTTGGAGGGAATTTTATAATTATATTTTATACCATTTTCCAAAGAGTGAATTTGAGAATCTAAATATAATAAAAGTAAAGTGGAATGAAAATGAAGATGATTTTATAAAGTGGTGTGAAGGAAAAACAGGGGTTCCTATTGTAGATGCATCAATGAAATATCTAAATAAGACTGGGCTTATGCATAATCGTTTAAGAATGATAGTTTCTTCATATCTAACAAAAAATTTATTGATAGATTGGAGAAAAGGTGAAAAGTATTTTTCTTTCAAACTTTTAGACTATGAGTGTAGTTCAAATATTGGTTCTTGGCAATGGGCTGCTAGTACAGGAATTGATTCAGTTCCATATTTTAGAATTTTTAATCCTTATTTACAATCATTAAAATTTGATAAAGAAGCAGTTTTTATAAAAAGCGTTTTAAAAGAACTAGAAGATATTTGTCCTAAGGTTATACATACTGAAAATGGTGTACAAGAAAATATTTTTTTAAATTATCCTAAGCAACTTGTAGGGATTTCATATTCTAGGAGTAGAGCAATCTTAGAGTTTAAAAAAGCAAATAATTCTTAA
- a CDS encoding TIGR01777 family oxidoreductase yields the protein MKTIAISGSSGFVGQSLVDFLSKQNYKILNIKRDDLKDNQKLDFIVNSCDILINLNGANIINRWSDSYKELLVSSRIDTTKRLVNSLKRVDKKQRTFISTSAVGIYDNKSLYDENGSFSNDFLSKLCQNWEKEAQKVKDDFTKVAILRFGIVLGKNGGAFKKMILPFRLGVGGVIGSGKQSFSFIHIEDLLRVYKFIIEKNIDGVFNCTAPIPTTNFEYTITLGKVLNRPTIFPIPEFILKLIFSEGAKVLTDGQSTIPKDLLDLGFEFKYNNIEETLKSLV from the coding sequence ATGAAAACTATTGCAATATCAGGTAGTAGTGGATTTGTAGGGCAAAGTTTAGTTGATTTTTTGTCTAAGCAAAATTATAAAATTTTAAATATAAAAAGAGATGATTTAAAAGATAATCAAAAACTTGATTTTATAGTAAATAGTTGTGATATTCTTATAAACTTAAATGGTGCAAATATTATAAATAGATGGAGTGATAGCTACAAAGAACTGCTTGTTTCTAGTAGAATTGATACTACAAAAAGATTAGTTAATAGTTTAAAGAGAGTAGATAAAAAACAAAGAACTTTTATTTCTACATCAGCAGTTGGGATTTATGATAATAAATCACTGTATGATGAAAATGGTTCTTTTTCAAATGATTTTTTATCAAAACTTTGTCAAAATTGGGAAAAAGAGGCACAAAAAGTAAAAGATGATTTTACTAAAGTAGCTATTCTTAGATTTGGTATAGTTTTAGGTAAAAATGGTGGAGCTTTTAAAAAGATGATATTACCTTTTAGACTAGGAGTGGGTGGAGTTATTGGAAGTGGTAAACAATCTTTTTCTTTTATTCATATAGAAGATTTACTCAGAGTTTATAAATTTATAATAGAAAAAAATATTGATGGAGTATTTAACTGTACAGCTCCAATCCCTACAACCAACTTTGAATATACTATAACTTTAGGAAAAGTTTTAAATAGACCTACAATTTTTCCAATACCAGAATTTATACTAAAATTAATATTTAGTGAAGGGGCTAAAGTTCTAACTGATGGACAAAGTACAATTCCAAAAGATTTATTAGATTTAGGTTTTGAATTTAAGTATAACAATATAGAAGAAACTTTAAAAAGCTTAGTGTAA
- the modD gene encoding ModD protein, translated as MISFTDNELLNLLKDDLPYLDLTTSLQEKNNIKAKLDIFTREDIVVSCSEDSCQIAKLMNCEVIYYLPSKTLASKGELVLSFIGTYENIHKIWRTTQLILEYSSKISTYTANMKRNIDEVNPNCQLLTTRKTYPFAKKICIKSILNGGANVHRLNLSETILFFPNHRIVYNDNFEFYNEIKNFKIKMPEKKIVIESSSFEDSKNLLKFGVDVLQLDKMNIEDIKKVVELRDQSYKDVRVICSGGININNAKEYACLGIDAIVTSAMYSCGMADFGSKISICE; from the coding sequence ATGATATCTTTTACAGATAATGAACTTTTAAATCTTCTAAAAGATGATTTACCATATCTTGATTTAACTACTTCTTTACAAGAAAAAAATAATATAAAAGCAAAACTTGATATTTTCACTAGAGAAGATATTGTAGTTTCTTGTAGTGAAGATTCTTGCCAAATAGCAAAACTTATGAATTGTGAAGTTATATACTATTTGCCTTCAAAAACTTTAGCTTCTAAAGGAGAACTAGTTTTAAGTTTTATTGGAACTTATGAAAATATCCATAAAATTTGGAGGACTACTCAACTTATTTTAGAATATAGTTCGAAAATATCTACGTATACGGCTAATATGAAAAGAAATATTGATGAGGTAAATCCTAATTGTCAGTTATTAACTACTAGAAAAACTTATCCTTTTGCTAAAAAGATTTGTATAAAATCTATTCTAAATGGTGGAGCAAATGTACATAGATTAAATCTTAGTGAAACAATATTGTTTTTTCCAAATCATAGAATAGTATATAATGATAATTTTGAATTTTATAATGAAATAAAAAACTTTAAAATAAAAATGCCAGAAAAAAAGATAGTAATTGAAAGTTCTAGTTTTGAAGATAGTAAAAATTTGTTAAAATTTGGTGTTGATGTTTTACAATTGGATAAAATGAATATTGAAGATATAAAAAAAGTAGTTGAATTAAGAGACCAAAGTTATAAAGATGTAAGAGTTATTTGTAGCGGAGGAATAAATATAAATAATGCTAAAGAATATGCATGTTTAGGAATAGATGCTATTGTAACAAGTGCTATGTATTCTTGTGGGATGGCTGATTTTGGAAGTAAAATATCTATTTGTGAATAA
- the argC gene encoding N-acetyl-gamma-glutamyl-phosphate reductase, translating into MKFKVFVDGQHGTTGLKIHQMLENRDEIELLTIEEKDKKNIQRRKELLNSADLVFLCLPDDAAKESVSLIENDSVKVIDASTAHRTNPDWVYGIPELTSKQRDKIKYSKRVCVPGCHASGLIVSMKPLFKNKILSKNHKLICHSITGFSGGGSSMINEYENGSFEVFGGQRPYALGLNHKHLPEMKYVLKINKAPIFTPSVGNFKQGMLVISYIEKKKLRKQLSKEALIRVYQEYYNNESFIKVIENTDEYLENGFLNPMRCNNTNSLEISVYDNKTDLVVISRLDNLGKGASGAAIQCMNIMLGLEEKKGLEIKL; encoded by the coding sequence ATGAAATTTAAAGTATTTGTTGATGGACAACATGGAACAACTGGTCTAAAAATCCATCAAATGTTAGAAAATAGAGATGAAATTGAACTTTTAACAATTGAAGAAAAAGATAAAAAAAATATACAAAGAAGAAAAGAACTTTTAAATAGTGCTGATTTAGTATTTTTGTGTCTTCCTGATGATGCTGCAAAAGAATCTGTATCTTTAATAGAAAATGATAGTGTAAAAGTAATTGATGCTAGTACAGCACACAGAACAAATCCAGATTGGGTTTATGGAATACCAGAACTTACAAGTAAACAAAGAGATAAAATAAAATATTCAAAAAGAGTTTGTGTTCCAGGATGTCATGCAAGTGGATTAATAGTATCTATGAAACCATTATTCAAAAACAAAATATTAAGTAAAAACCATAAACTTATCTGCCATTCAATTACTGGATTTAGTGGCGGAGGAAGTTCAATGATAAATGAATATGAAAATGGAAGTTTTGAAGTTTTTGGAGGACAAAGACCTTATGCTTTAGGATTAAATCATAAACATTTACCAGAGATGAAATATGTTTTAAAAATAAATAAAGCTCCTATATTTACTCCTAGTGTTGGTAATTTTAAACAAGGAATGTTAGTAATTTCATATATTGAGAAAAAGAAATTAAGAAAACAGTTAAGTAAAGAAGCATTAATAAGAGTTTATCAAGAATACTATAACAATGAAAGTTTTATAAAAGTTATTGAAAATACCGATGAATACTTAGAAAATGGTTTTTTAAATCCTATGAGATGTAATAATACAAACTCTTTAGAAATTTCAGTTTATGACAATAAAACTGATTTAGTAGTTATATCAAGACTTGATAATTTAGGTAAAGGTGCCAGTGGAGCAGCTATTCAATGTATGAATATTATGCTTGGGCTTGAAGAAAAAAAAGGTTTGGAGATAAAACTCTAA